Proteins found in one Toxotes jaculatrix isolate fToxJac2 chromosome 18, fToxJac2.pri, whole genome shotgun sequence genomic segment:
- the scaf1 gene encoding splicing factor, arginine/serine-rich 19 — translation MDLTPAPGFKRRPAASSSPSGVSEIVRSPPPRSPSLSLSSPSSDPSSPLSTSSSVCVNSSVYQNHVKGQTQGTEVARVSSTSASPATQSLSTSTTNATSSDFCPHRLVRTSQVCEEEGRKKEMYDPFHPTEGDKEGRMKEEEEDGEGEKYDPFDPTGSPASDTDDGSSKARGVKRKAERGEEEEKEEEPPDSTETLTNLPSPCLVTQFPLRRRVDCSTIKAGEKRESADSDHSEIEEGEIVGATDRDGISKRAAGEILPRNSPNVSFYGSKPERILRVLDGDGFVSVRAEGSWEVDREPEDEPVVGVEDLRRKLVSRRKERYLSFPASSPLSPQPPPPASHPPASAPSSPLTPLIEQGSKNHKSSKSSKDRDGQKSKDRKGGEKEERRKKRRKDKEEGQERSKEKERGHKTRKEVKGRRSSRSSSRKRKKRRHSSPEASRSCNSSGRGGHTRRSFSSLSEERHRERERDKDKDRDRVRDRDRDRDRERDRERGRERDRDREREQNRTSSHRGDERDRGSSSRKKEGERKGQHSSSRERCVSKRSKRSREKREGDRDRQCERDRRRDGRPVVPPSIQDLNGSDLFAIKRTITVTTTTTTTTVPGSPRRAPTSPCRPTQDSEKPHKRKKKRKWHSAGEVEDQGSCRSRSQSLSPPRYHSYESDRYSDKLEIDVLSLDGEALDSDYPSLEDTPPPALPPEPPVPSPKTKTAPKAGRHHPKKKSRTLKKVGQSESSSSSSIRTKSKCLSSLTVTSGSAPVSSGLPSAKRAKKVGKDKERDKSSRKDLGRSGKSKKESGGSRKGKLQSKVSVLVREGVSSTTGASVGSGKLGMDLLGPGGTGGGSGGSVVGGSIAVVFCRDNESRSPFLKPCSEPLSLGSRSKDLASMGKRSNLAAPPSSLTSPAGLNSKKTKPSSITSTSSSASSPSSSLATKRRRRLAKKTREKGGAAGLTAGDSSQAKTTSEGWGGATLDVQSAVGDGSKSVSPHTGQAGPAPCSSSSSSSSSSSSSTSVLPPSSSPPHTPPPSMAPLRDTRDSSPDSQTVDSSCKTPDPSFLAEDCPTQTSPTLPTSSPSSLSTPQGGGLNTSLSTPTAKPPPPDDAPKSLASPPCSSSSAACGLTSLPLPLSSSDPSSSSSVSSSSAGKPPPPPPPAAPSLPWSLQTGVDCTTGGVLALTALLFKMEEANIASRAKAQEFIQATSQILSQANQSQAQQHAPPSSASSSSSSQIPPPPSLPPPPGLSPAQFILHSSLPLVGCSKTPPSHLHTSIGGGCAQTPPSIMPVGLSGVTGSSGETGWDNESKDPDKYLKKLHTQERAVEEVKLAIKPYYQRKDINKDEYKDILRKAVHKICHSRTGEINPVKVSNLVKLYVQRYKYFRKHGRKMDEEERDDREPGALHSSA, via the exons ATGGACTTGACTCCAGCACCGGGCTTCAAAAGGAGGcctgctgcctcctcttctcctAGTGGAGTTAGCGAGATTGTCAGGAGCCCTCCTCCTCGCTCGCCCTCCTTGTCTCTGTCGTCGCCCTCGTCCGATCCGTCGTCACCCTTGTCTacatcctcctctgtctgtgtcaacTCGTCAGTTTATCAGAACCATGTAAAAGGTCAGACCCAGGGGACAGAGGTGGCCCGGGTGTCCTCCACTTCTGCCTCGCCAGCAACGCAGTCTCTCTCCACATCTACAACCAACGCCACCTCCTCGGATTTCTGCCCTCACCGTTTGGTGCGGACAAGTCAGGTTTGTGAGGAAGAGGGCAGGAAAAAGGAGATGTACGATCCTTTCCATCCAACTGAGGGAGACAAGGAGGGAagaatgaaggaggaggaggaggatggggaaGGGGAGAAATATGACCCCTTTGACCCCACTGGCTCCCCAGCATCAGACACTGATGATGGAAGCAGCAAAGCGAGGGGGGTAAAGAGAAAGgctgagagaggggaggaggaggagaaagaggaagaaccTCCAGATTCCACTGAAACTTTGACTAATCTGCCAAGCCCCTGTCTGGTCACCCAGTTCCCTCTGAGGAGGAGAGTGGACTGTAGCACCATCAAGgctggagagaagagggagagtgCTGACTCTGATCACTCTGAGATAGAGGAGGGGGAGATAGTTGGGGCTACTGACAGAGATGGCATCAGTAagagagcagctggagaaaTCCTCCCGCGGAATTCCCCCAACGTCTCCTTCTATGGTTCAAAGCCAGAGCGCATCCTCCGGGTGCTGGATGGGGACGgctttgtgtctgtgcgtgcTGAGGGCAGCTGGGAGGTGGACAGGGAGCCCGAGGATGAGCCTGTGGTGGGAGTGGAGGATCTGAGAAGGAAGCTGGTCAGCAGGCGGAAGGAAAGATACCTCTCCTTTCCTGCTTCCTCACCCCTCTCACCTCAGCCGCCACCTCCTGCCTCCCATCCTCCAGCTTCTGCGCCCTCTTCCCCACTTACACCTCTTATAGAGCAAGGCAGCAAGAACCACAAGTCCTCTAAAAGTTCCAAGGACCGAGATGGACAGAAAAGCAAGGATAGGAAGGgtggggagaaggaggagagaagaaagaagaggagaaaggacaaAGAGGAAGGTCAGGAGAGGAGCAAAGAAAAGGAGCGAGGGCACAAGACCAGGAAGGAGGTTAAAGGAAGgcggagcagcaggagcagcagccgaaagaggaagaaaagacgGCACAGCAGCCCAGAGGCCTCACGATCCTGCAATTCTTCAGGAAGAGGGGGCCACACAAGACGCTCCTTTTCAAGCCTATctgaagaaagacacagagagagggaaagagataaagacaaagacagggacagagtcagagacagagatagagatagagatagagagagggatagagagagaggaagagagagagacagggatagagagagagaacaaaatcGCACCAGTAGCCAtagaggagatgaaagagatAGAGGCTCTAGTTCTAGAAAGAAGGAAGGGGAAAGGAAGGGACAGCACTCAAGCAGCAGAGAACGTTGCGTTTCAAAGAGGTCCAAAAGAAGcagggaaaagagggagggtgacagagacaggcagtGCGAGAGGGATCGGCGACGGGACGGTCGTCCTGTTGTCCCGCCATCTATCCAAGACCTCAATGGGTCTGACCTCTTTGCCATCAAGAGAACCATCACagtcaccaccaccacaaccaccacaacCGTACCGGGCTCCCCAAGACGCGCCCCGACCTCCCCTTGTCGGCCCACGCAGGACTCTGAGAAGCCCcacaagagaaagaagaagagaaaatggcacTCAGCTGGAGAGGTGGAGGACCAGGGAAGCTGTCGCAGCCGATCACAGTCGCTCTCACCTCCTAGGTATCACAGCTACGAGTCAGACCGCTATTCAGACAAATTGGAGATTGACGTGTTGTCTTTGGATGGCGAGGCTCTGGACTCAGACTACCCTTCTTTGGAGGatactcctcctcctgccctgcCTCCAGAACCGCCTGTCCCCAGCCCCAAAACTAAGACAGCTCCCAAGGCTGGACGACATCACCCTAAAAAGAAATCCCGCACATTAAAGAAAGTTGGCCAATCTGaatcctcctcctcgtcttccaTCAGAACCAAAAGCAAATGCCTTTCCTCTTTGACGGTCACCTCAGGCTCTGCCCCTGTCTCATCTGGCCTTCCCTCAGCGAAGCGAGCCAAGAAAGTGGGAAAGGACAAGGAGCGGGACAAAAGTAGTAGAAAGGATTTGGGTCGCTCTGGGAAGTCCAAGAAAGAGAGCGGTGGCAGTCGCAAAGGCAAACTTCAGTCCAAAGTGTCTGTGCTGGTGCGTGAGGGTGTGAGCAGCACCACGGGGGCTTCAGTTGGCTCTGGAAAGCTGGGCATGGACCTCCTGGGGCCAGGAGGTACAGGTGGGGGTTCTGGCGGCTCTGTGGTGGGCGGCTCCATTGCAGTAGTCTTTTGCAGGGACAATGAGAGCAGGTCTCCATTTCTCAAGCCTTGCTCGGAGCCACTGTCACTGGGCAGCCGTAGTAAAGATCTGGCCAGTATGGGAAAGCGAAGCAACCTGGCTGCACCACCATCCTCCTTAACCAGTCCTGCAGGACTGaactccaaaaaaacaaaacccagctCCATCacgtccacctcctcctctgcctcctccccgTCATCGTCTCTGGCAACAAAGCGCCGCCGTCGCCTGGCCAAGAAGACGAGAGAAaaaggtggagctgcagggttaaCAGCTGGAGACAGCAGCCAAGCAAAAACCACGTCAGAGGGCTGGGGTGGAGCCACACTAGATGTTCAGTCAGCCGTTGGAGATGGGAGCAAGTCAGTCAGTCCACATACTGGCCAAGCTGGCCCTGCACcctgttcttcctcctcttcctcctcctcttcctcctcctcctccaccagtgtgctccccccctcctcctcaccaccaCACACGCCTCCACCCTCTATGGCTCCTTTGCGGGACACCAGGGATTCTTCGCCAGACTCTCAGACTGTGGACAGCAGCTGTAAGACTCCCGACCCTTCTTTTCTAGCCGAGGACTGTCCAACGCAGACCAGCCCCACACTACCGACGTCCAGTCCATCCAGCCTGTCCACCCCCCAGGGAGGTGGCCTCAACACTTCTTTGTCTACACCCACAGCCAAACCTCCTCCACCGGACGATGCACCCAAATCTCTGGCCTCACCTCCTTGCTCGTCCTCTTCTGCAGCCTGTGGTCTCACGtcccttcctctgcctctgtcttcatcagacccctcctcctcctcctctgtttcctcctcatcTGCTGGTaagccccctcctcctccccctccagcaGCGCCTTCCCTCCCGTGGAGTCTGCAGACTGGGGTGGACTGCACAACAGGAGGAGTCCTAGCAT TGACTGCTCTGCTCTTCAAAATGGAGGAGGCCAATATCGCCAGCAGAGCCAAAGCACAAGAGTTCATCCAGGCGACCAGTCAG ATCCTCTCACAGGCCAATCAGAGCCAGGCCCAGCAACATGCGCCTCCTTCTTCGgcctcctcttcgtcctcctcacagatcccaccccctccctctctccccccgcCTCCTGGCCTGAGCCCAGCCCAGTTCATCCTCCACAGCTCCCTCCCGTTGGTTGGCTGCTCCAAAACCCCACCCTCTCACCTGCACACCTCCATAGGTGGCGGATGTGCACAGACCCCACCCTCCATCATGCCTGTGGGGCTGTCGGGGGTTACTGGGAGCTCTGGTGAGACTGGATGGGACAATGAGAGCAAAGACCCTGATAAG TACCTAAAGAAGCTGCACACCCAGGAGCGGGCAGTGGAGGAGGTGAAGCTCGCCATCAAACCTTACTATCAGCGCAAAGACATCAACAAGGACGAGTACAAAGACATCCTCAGGAAAGCTGTGCATAAG ATCTGCCACAGccgcactggagaaatcaacCCTGTCAAAGTCAGCAACCTGGTGAAACTGTACGTCCAGCGCTACAAATACTTCCGGAAACATGGACGCAAAATGGAcgaggaagagagggatgacCGGGAGCCTGGAGCGCTGCATTCCTCTGCCTGA